Proteins from a genomic interval of Haemophilus parainfluenzae T3T1:
- the manA gene encoding mannose-6-phosphate isomerase, class I has product MIYRLTGQVQHYAWGGKNYIASLIGLHSAKDQPCAEWWLGAHPSAPSEIENITGKQSLIEFLLQNPTALGQASRQQFGDELPYLLKILDVEKPLSIQLHPTKTQAEKGFEAENTKGVALTDSTRTYKDRNHKPEMMIALSDFWLLHGFKTKAQILATLNARPSLQPLAEKLGTQNLAEFYADVMLADQSTLVNWLLPIIEANQQPYKKGELALDNPDYWVLYTMEVMAISPEKLDAGLVCFYLFNIVHLKEGEGIFQDAGIPHAYLRGQNVELMACSDNVIRGGLTPKYVDIVELLKIVDCREVIPQIISAAPQNQSEFTYKTPVNDFALAQIRVEPEKHTKVNLQSAGILLVMQGELKIQEKSTALTLKQGESAFITADSNVEIMSEKGGYAFLAKLP; this is encoded by the coding sequence ATGATTTATCGATTAACTGGCCAAGTACAGCATTATGCATGGGGCGGAAAAAACTATATTGCATCATTGATTGGATTACATTCAGCGAAAGATCAACCTTGTGCAGAGTGGTGGTTAGGGGCTCATCCATCAGCACCTTCTGAAATTGAGAATATAACAGGCAAACAATCCCTTATTGAATTTTTATTGCAAAATCCGACCGCACTTGGACAGGCAAGCCGTCAGCAATTTGGTGATGAACTGCCTTATTTGTTAAAGATTTTAGATGTTGAAAAGCCGTTATCGATTCAATTGCATCCGACTAAAACCCAAGCTGAAAAGGGCTTTGAGGCTGAAAATACAAAAGGCGTGGCATTAACAGACAGCACGCGGACTTATAAAGATAGAAATCATAAACCAGAAATGATGATTGCCTTATCTGATTTCTGGCTTTTACATGGTTTTAAAACAAAAGCTCAAATCCTTGCCACATTAAATGCACGCCCCTCTTTGCAACCTTTGGCTGAAAAACTTGGCACACAAAACCTTGCTGAATTCTATGCGGATGTGATGTTGGCGGATCAGTCCACGCTCGTAAATTGGCTATTACCCATTATTGAAGCCAACCAACAACCTTATAAAAAGGGCGAGTTGGCACTTGATAATCCTGATTATTGGGTGCTTTATACCATGGAAGTCATGGCAATTTCGCCTGAAAAATTAGATGCTGGCTTGGTGTGTTTTTATCTCTTTAATATCGTACATTTGAAAGAAGGGGAAGGTATTTTCCAGGATGCAGGCATTCCTCATGCTTATCTTCGCGGACAAAATGTGGAGCTAATGGCATGTTCTGATAATGTGATTCGTGGTGGCTTAACACCAAAATATGTCGATATTGTTGAATTATTAAAAATTGTGGATTGTCGCGAAGTGATACCACAAATTATATCAGCCGCGCCTCAAAATCAGTCAGAATTTACTTATAAAACACCAGTAAACGATTTTGCTTTAGCTCAAATTCGTGTAGAACCCGAAAAGCATACTAAAGTGAATCTTCAAAGTGCGGGTATTTTGTTGGTGATGCAAGGTGAGTTGAAAATACAAGAAAAATCAACCGCACTTACCTTGAAACAAGGTGAGTCAGCATTCATTACAGCGGATTCTAACGTTGAGATAATGAGTGAAAAAGGCGGTTATGCCTTCTTGGCAAAATTGCCATAA
- the ptsI gene encoding phosphoenolpyruvate-protein phosphotransferase PtsI: MITGIPASPGIVFGKALVLKEEKIVLDFQKISEDQIDAEVARFYAGREAAVEQLNSIHQRALKSLGEEKAAIFEGHLMILEDEELEEEILDYLRSHKVNASVAASKIIDQQVEMLSEIDDEYLKERAGDIRDIGNRLIKNILGMHIVDLGDIAEESILVAYDLTPSETAQLNLEKVLGFITDIGGRTSHTSIMARSLELPAIVGTNDVTARVNTGDYLILDAVNNRVYVNPTQAEIDELKTLEAKLAEEKAELAKLKDLPAVTLDGHKVEVVANIGTIRDCEGAHRNGAEGVGLYRTEFLFMDRDQLPSEEEQFIAYKEVVEAMEGRLVVLRTMDIGGDKELPYLNLPKEMNPFLGWRAVRIALDRREILHAQLRAVLRASAFGKLAVMFPMIISVEEIRELKSVLETLKAELRAEGKAFDENIQVGVMVETPSAAVNAKFLAKEVDFFSIGTNDLTQYTLAVDRGNELISHLYNPMSPSVLGLIKQVIDASHAEGKWTGMCGELAGDERATLLLLGMGLDEFSMSAISVPHIKKLVRHVSYQEAKALADEALQKPTAAEIEQLIQAFLAEKSLN, from the coding sequence ATGATTACAGGTATCCCAGCATCACCAGGTATCGTTTTTGGTAAAGCTTTAGTATTAAAAGAAGAAAAAATTGTTCTGGATTTCCAAAAAATTTCAGAAGATCAAATTGACGCAGAGGTTGCTCGTTTTTATGCGGGCCGTGAAGCTGCCGTTGAGCAACTTAATTCTATTCATCAACGCGCATTAAAATCTTTAGGTGAAGAAAAAGCAGCGATCTTTGAAGGCCATTTAATGATCCTTGAAGATGAAGAATTAGAAGAAGAAATTCTTGATTACCTTCGTTCACACAAAGTGAATGCAAGTGTGGCTGCAAGTAAAATCATCGATCAACAAGTTGAAATGTTGTCTGAAATTGATGATGAATACTTAAAAGAACGCGCGGGTGATATTCGTGATATCGGTAATCGTTTAATCAAAAATATTTTAGGTATGCACATTGTAGATCTTGGTGATATTGCCGAAGAGTCTATCCTTGTGGCTTACGATTTAACCCCATCAGAAACCGCTCAATTAAACTTAGAAAAAGTATTAGGTTTTATCACTGATATTGGTGGTAGAACATCTCACACTTCAATTATGGCTCGTTCACTTGAATTGCCGGCCATTGTAGGGACGAATGATGTCACAGCTCGAGTGAATACAGGTGATTATCTTATTTTAGATGCCGTGAACAACCGTGTTTACGTGAATCCGACTCAAGCTGAAATCGATGAATTAAAAACACTAGAAGCAAAACTTGCTGAAGAAAAAGCAGAATTAGCGAAATTAAAAGATTTGCCTGCAGTGACCCTTGATGGTCATAAAGTGGAGGTGGTTGCGAATATTGGTACGATTCGTGATTGCGAAGGCGCACATCGTAATGGTGCAGAAGGGGTGGGGTTATACCGTACTGAATTCCTCTTTATGGATCGCGATCAATTGCCAAGCGAAGAAGAGCAGTTCATTGCTTATAAAGAAGTGGTTGAAGCAATGGAAGGTCGTCTAGTGGTATTACGAACCATGGATATCGGTGGTGACAAAGAGCTTCCATATTTAAATTTACCAAAAGAAATGAATCCATTCTTAGGATGGCGTGCGGTACGTATTGCCCTTGATCGTCGTGAAATTTTACACGCACAATTAAGAGCGGTATTACGTGCTTCTGCATTTGGTAAACTTGCCGTGATGTTCCCGATGATTATTTCGGTAGAAGAAATTCGAGAGTTAAAATCTGTGCTTGAAACCTTAAAAGCAGAATTACGCGCAGAGGGTAAAGCCTTTGATGAAAACATCCAAGTGGGTGTCATGGTTGAGACCCCATCTGCAGCAGTGAATGCGAAATTCTTAGCCAAAGAAGTGGATTTCTTCAGTATTGGTACAAACGATTTAACCCAATATACCTTAGCCGTTGACCGTGGTAACGAATTAATTTCTCACTTATACAATCCAATGTCACCTTCAGTACTTGGTTTGATTAAACAAGTGATTGATGCATCCCATGCAGAAGGCAAATGGACGGGGATGTGTGGTGAGTTAGCTGGTGATGAACGTGCAACTTTATTGTTACTTGGTATGGGCTTAGATGAGTTTAGTATGAGTGCGATTTCTGTGCCACATATTAAGAAATTAGTGCGTCATGTGAGTTACCAAGAGGCGAAAGCATTGGCTGATGAAGCATTACAAAAACCAACAGCAGCTGAAATTGAGCAATTAATTCAAGCTTTTTTAGCAGAAAAGTCGTTAAACTAG
- a CDS encoding glycoside hydrolase family 2 TIM barrel-domain containing protein, whose protein sequence is MSLPRYFEDPQTLHVNTTPHHAYFIPFSSTESAVKKTREFSPYFTLLNGEWDFAYFESYTHLPQNFLHFSFTDKIPVPSNWQNHGYDNHQYTNVNYPFPFDPPYVPIENPCGLYHRVFNVEINPEKRYLLNFEGVDSCLFVYVNQQFVGYSQISHCTSEFDITDFLQQGENHLHVLVLKWCDGSYLEDQDKFRMSGIFRDVYLLARERNYLQDFFIQMRLNQELNKAQLHVACQFAEREQSISWQLFDPQGKLIIEQKGHAFHAEIENAQLWHAENPRLYTLILQYGSEVICQKVGLRHIEVKNGVMLFNGQAIKFKGVNRHDSDPKTGYVISREQALQDLRLMKQHNFNAIRTAHYPNAPWFTELCDEYGFYVIAESDIESHGTNAVYVESPETSILLGVKTEIDHDAIRQKTIDNYCYMARSPEFNQAILDRTYANVERDKNRPSVVIWSLGNESGYGENFEQAAAWVKQRDQSRLVHYENAIFQHSAHQNDTSNLDFHSEMYTSTEELDAYFTDAQNQKPYLFCEYLHAMGNSCGDTEDYFQAMEQHAGACGGFVWEWCNHSPYLSNSSKMGYGGDFNDTPNDGNFCADGLVTADRQIQSNLLEYKNVYRPLRATLKNGHIELKNYLDFTDAAEAISIHYQITEDFAVIQEGQIDDLNIAPKSTALLPLPLPASNGSLQVLTLTYHQKTETGLIPQGHSLGFDQIILSEQSQFFTDELKSNLQPISVSEYANLILVKVADVEYQFDQYKGTIQQISKDGKPWLNQPTDFNIWRAPLDNDSLIKAHWLAAGYDRATSRVYDYRLTEQKSAVEISFKLGLVAVSKARILTLNVVYRIEQNGLLQINIHAEKQPHLPFLPRFGLRFFLNQGFNQVEYVGYGPTESYLDKHQATVFGRYKTTRESNHVPYLKPQENGSHYGCREVKVVNSADCFTVQSHTPFSMNVSPYSQEELGSKKHQYDLEKSGSTILCVDYKMSGVGSNSCGPALKAQYRLNETEWDWAISLQIN, encoded by the coding sequence ATGTCGTTGCCTCGTTATTTTGAAGATCCGCAAACCTTGCACGTGAATACCACACCACATCATGCTTATTTTATTCCTTTTTCTTCAACAGAAAGTGCGGTCAAAAAGACACGAGAATTTTCTCCTTACTTTACCTTACTAAATGGTGAATGGGATTTTGCTTATTTTGAAAGCTATACTCACTTGCCTCAAAATTTCCTTCATTTTTCATTTACAGATAAAATCCCCGTTCCTTCCAATTGGCAAAATCATGGTTACGATAATCATCAATATACCAACGTAAATTATCCTTTCCCTTTTGATCCCCCTTATGTGCCTATTGAAAATCCTTGCGGTTTGTATCACCGCGTTTTTAATGTTGAAATCAATCCAGAAAAACGGTATCTCTTAAATTTTGAAGGGGTAGATAGCTGCTTATTTGTCTATGTGAATCAACAATTTGTGGGCTACAGCCAAATTAGTCATTGCACTAGCGAATTTGATATTACTGACTTTTTACAACAAGGGGAAAATCATTTACATGTTTTAGTGCTGAAATGGTGTGATGGCAGTTACTTGGAAGACCAAGACAAATTCCGAATGTCCGGTATTTTTCGAGATGTTTATCTGTTAGCGCGAGAAAGAAATTACTTACAAGATTTCTTTATTCAAATGCGATTGAATCAAGAGCTTAACAAAGCTCAATTACATGTAGCCTGTCAGTTTGCAGAACGCGAACAATCCATTTCTTGGCAATTATTTGATCCTCAAGGCAAATTGATAATTGAACAGAAAGGGCATGCATTTCATGCTGAAATTGAAAATGCGCAATTATGGCATGCAGAGAACCCTCGTTTATACACGTTGATTTTGCAATATGGATCAGAAGTGATTTGCCAAAAGGTCGGCTTGCGTCATATCGAAGTGAAGAATGGCGTAATGTTATTTAATGGGCAAGCGATTAAGTTTAAAGGCGTTAATCGTCACGATAGCGATCCGAAAACCGGTTATGTCATTAGTCGAGAACAAGCGTTGCAAGATTTACGCTTAATGAAACAGCATAATTTTAATGCCATTCGCACAGCGCACTATCCTAATGCACCTTGGTTTACTGAATTATGTGATGAATATGGTTTTTATGTGATTGCAGAAAGTGATATTGAATCGCACGGCACGAATGCAGTTTATGTAGAGTCGCCAGAAACAAGCATTTTGTTAGGGGTAAAAACAGAGATTGATCATGACGCAATTCGTCAAAAAACAATCGACAATTATTGCTATATGGCTCGAAGCCCTGAATTTAATCAAGCCATTTTAGACCGCACTTATGCCAATGTTGAGCGAGATAAAAATCGTCCTTCTGTTGTGATTTGGTCATTGGGAAATGAAAGTGGTTATGGTGAGAATTTTGAGCAAGCCGCCGCTTGGGTGAAACAGCGCGATCAAAGTCGCTTAGTGCATTATGAAAATGCGATCTTTCAACATTCAGCACATCAAAATGACACATCCAATTTAGATTTTCATAGCGAAATGTACACCAGTACGGAAGAATTGGATGCTTATTTTACCGATGCCCAAAATCAAAAGCCGTATCTTTTCTGTGAATATTTGCATGCGATGGGGAATTCTTGCGGGGATACAGAAGATTATTTCCAAGCGATGGAACAACATGCAGGCGCTTGTGGTGGCTTTGTGTGGGAGTGGTGCAATCATTCCCCTTATTTGTCAAACTCAAGCAAGATGGGCTATGGCGGGGATTTTAATGACACGCCGAATGACGGTAATTTTTGTGCTGATGGATTAGTGACGGCAGACCGTCAAATTCAAAGCAATTTGTTGGAATACAAAAATGTGTATCGTCCACTTCGCGCTACCTTAAAAAATGGTCATATTGAACTCAAAAATTATTTGGATTTTACGGATGCGGCAGAGGCTATTTCGATTCATTATCAAATCACCGAAGATTTTGCTGTTATACAAGAAGGCCAAATAGATGATTTAAACATTGCACCAAAATCAACCGCACTTTTACCTTTACCATTGCCAGCAAGTAACGGTTCATTACAAGTTTTAACATTGACCTATCATCAAAAAACAGAAACGGGCTTAATTCCCCAAGGGCATAGTTTGGGATTTGATCAGATCATTTTGTCAGAGCAATCACAATTCTTCACAGATGAGCTCAAGTCAAATCTTCAACCGATTTCTGTTTCAGAATATGCTAATTTAATTTTAGTTAAAGTGGCAGATGTTGAATATCAGTTTGATCAATATAAAGGCACTATTCAACAAATTAGTAAAGATGGTAAGCCGTGGTTGAATCAACCTACTGATTTCAATATTTGGCGAGCGCCTTTAGATAATGATAGTTTAATTAAAGCACATTGGCTTGCTGCAGGTTACGATCGTGCCACGAGTCGTGTTTATGATTACCGCTTAACCGAGCAGAAAAGTGCGGTTGAAATTAGCTTTAAATTGGGGCTAGTCGCCGTATCAAAAGCGCGAATTTTGACATTGAATGTGGTGTATCGTATTGAACAAAATGGGCTGCTTCAGATTAATATTCATGCTGAAAAACAACCGCACTTGCCATTCTTACCACGCTTTGGTTTGCGTTTCTTCCTTAATCAAGGATTTAATCAAGTGGAGTATGTAGGCTATGGTCCAACGGAAAGTTATCTGGATAAACATCAGGCCACGGTTTTCGGTCGTTATAAGACAACGCGAGAAAGTAATCATGTGCCTTATTTAAAACCACAAGAAAATGGCAGTCACTATGGTTGTCGTGAGGTGAAGGTGGTGAATTCGGCTGATTGTTTTACCGTGCAAAGTCATACGCCTTTTAGCATGAATGTTTCCCCTTATTCTCAAGAAGAATTGGGCAGTAAAAAGCACCAATATGATTTGGAGAAAAGTGGCAGTACGATCTTGTGTGTGGATTATAAAATGAGTGGGGTAGGCTCCAATTCTTGTGGACCAGCATTAAAAGCGCAATATCGTTTGAATGAAACAGAATGGGATTGGGCGATTTCATTGCAAATTAACTAA
- the crr gene encoding PTS glucose transporter subunit IIA: MGLFDKLFGSKENKSVEVEIYAPLSGEIVNIEDVPDVVFSEKIVGDGIAIRPTGNKIVAPVDGVIGKIFETNHAFSMESKEGVELFVHFGIDTVELKGEGFTRIAHEGQSVKRGDTVIEFDLATLESKAKSVLTPVVISNMDEISSIEKKSGEVIAGESVVLSLTK, translated from the coding sequence ATGGGCTTATTTGACAAATTATTTGGTTCAAAAGAAAACAAATCAGTAGAAGTAGAAATTTATGCGCCACTTTCTGGTGAGATTGTAAATATCGAAGATGTACCAGATGTTGTTTTCTCTGAAAAAATCGTGGGTGATGGTATCGCGATTCGCCCAACAGGTAACAAAATTGTGGCACCTGTTGATGGTGTAATTGGTAAAATTTTTGAAACCAACCACGCTTTTTCAATGGAATCAAAAGAGGGTGTTGAATTATTCGTTCACTTCGGTATTGATACCGTTGAATTAAAAGGTGAAGGATTCACTCGCATCGCACACGAAGGTCAAAGTGTAAAACGCGGCGACACAGTAATCGAATTTGATTTAGCAACATTAGAATCAAAAGCAAAATCAGTTTTAACACCAGTGGTTATCTCTAACATGGATGAAATTTCATCTATCGAGAAAAAATCAGGTGAAGTGATTGCTGGGGAATCTGTTGTTTTAAGTTTAACAAAATAA